In Psychrobacter fulvigenes, the genomic window CCAGATGGAATGCATTCGGGCGGCTGATGAAAGGTATACGTCCTATGGAAGGTTGAAATCCGTAAGTATTGGTCCAGGCCGCTGGAATTCTCACTGACCCGCCAGCATCAGTGCCCCCAGCGATGGGCACAATGCCGTCAGCCACAACCGCCGCGGCTCCGCCCGATGAGCCACCGGCGTTGTAGTCGAGGTTGAATGGGTTGCGCGTCGGCCCGAAGAATTTATTGTCTGTTACCCCGCGAAAACCAAATACCGGACTATTGGTCTGCCCCAACAGCAGACTGTCTTCATTAGACATTTTCAATGGGAAAGTCGACCACGCTCCCTCAGCGCCGCGGAGATGCTTGAGCGCGCTGATGCCGCCCAGCGTAGACGGCCAGCCTGGCTTGGCCGCAAACAAATCCTTCATAAGCGTCGGTACGCCCGCAAGCGCCCCGGTACGTCCTCCATTCATGATGTGCCGCTCAAGCTCTGCCGCTTTTACGCGAGCTTCATCGTAAGCCTTGTATGTAACCGCATTCATGCTGGGATTGCGCTGCTCGATGAGCTCTATAGTTCCTTCAACGACTTCTCGCGGAGAAATCTGTTTGGATTTTACCAATCCAGCGATCTCGGTCGCTGTTTTCCAGTGAACTTGGGAACCTATCATTTAGATCTCCGGCACTTAGGTGCTCATTTTATTTCATTGAAACGCTAGAGCCTTGTTATAGAAAAACCTTATAAGTGAGCTCTATCACAGGTACTTCATCCCTATCGGCATGATAGCAAAGGAGTTGCCGCTTTGCAAATGGGGTGTTTTGCCTATAGACAGTCTAGAAACTTTGCACGAGCTAGTGAGAATGGGGTGCTAGCCCCTGCTTATGGGCTCCTCTAAAACGCAGATCTGAGTCGAGTCTGCCCCCGACGCTGGCCGAGATGGAGACCGCTTTAACCTATGATGTCGAAGAATTGATGGGCGGCCTGGATTTCGCCCGCATGGCAGGCGAGATTGCCACGCGCCATGGCAAGATCTTGCGCGTTCACCTAGGCCTCAACTCTGCAGGGATGAGCCGCAATGGCCTTGAGATGGGCACGGAGCTACTTTTTGAGTACCACCACAAGCAGGGCAGCTTTCTGGGTGGCGACCACCATACTCAAGTGAGCAGTCAGCTACTCCCTTTCCTTCACACATGTAGCAGCTATCTTCATCATCCAGAGGCATATTAAAATTCCTATTCAAAAAGTTGTAGTCGATAATATAGAATCATGTATTCCAACGTACGTGCTCGGCTAACACACGACTACTCAACTTATACTCTAACCCATTACGGTTATCAATCGTCTAAGTGTTCCAGTTGTAGTGGCAAAGTAAAATTGGCCACCTACCTATGTTTTATCTGACTCAAGCGCATCCATTCTTTTTTTTACATCAGCAATCAAATGCCGCGAGCAACCAAGCGTTTCTTGGATACTCGAATAGCTTTGCCCTGCTTGAAGCAATGAGGCAATACTCGCACGTTTCTTCAAATCAGGTTTACGCCCAACGTACTTTCCGTCCGCTCGCGCTTTTTCGATACCTTGCAGCTGACGCCTACGCCGATCCTCGTAATCTTTGCGGGCGACTGCCGCCAACATATCAAGAAGCATTCCGTTAACGGCTTGGATGATGGAAGCTGTGAACTCTGTGCTATCAGAACTTTTAAACGCCATCCAGCTGGTGGGTAATTCTGGCGAAACGATCATCAGC contains:
- a CDS encoding amidase, translated to MIGSQVHWKTATEIAGLVKSKQISPREVVEGTIELIEQRNPSMNAVTYKAYDEARVKAAELERHIMNGGRTGALAGVPTLMKDLFAAKPGWPSTLGGISALKHLRGAEGAWSTFPLKMSNEDSLLLGQTNSPVFGFRGVTDNKFFGPTRNPFNLDYNAGGSSGGAAAVVADGIVPIAGGTDAGGSVRIPAAWTNTYGFQPSIGRIPFISRPNAFHLATYIYEGPITRTVEDAALAMNALHGFDRRDPNSLRVKLDFTSALVQGVRGKKIGLTLDYGVFPVQPEIKDLISKTAQVFTQLGAHVEFVDLGIPYSQEQMS
- a CDS encoding recombinase family protein; the protein is MFLRAYLRASTTEQNAERAKQSLINFAADHNQRIASFYIENESGATLHRPKLMELISDAEEGDTILVEQIDRLARLKQSDWETLKHLLASKKLMIVSPELPTSWMAFKSSDSTEFTASIIQAVNGMLLDMLAAVARKDYEDRRRRQLQGIEKARADGKYVGRKPDLKKRASIASLLQAGQSYSSIQETLGCSRHLIADVKKRMDALESDKT